From the genome of Aquificaceae bacterium, one region includes:
- a CDS encoding TIGR00282 family metallophosphoesterase, with protein sequence MRFLIFGDIIGKPGRKALRYFLAGYRDLVDVVLVNVENSAGGFGITKKVYEELQGMGVDIMTSGNHIWDKKEVYQFIDTSPNLLRPANYPEGVPGRGYGIFEKKGIRFAVINLMGRSLLDSNLENPFLVFDRLYQEVSKETPIVVVDFHAETTSEKWAFGIYVDGRASLVYGTHTHVPTADQIILKKGTAYTSDVGMTGCWYSAIGMKPQQAIDRFTKGIPQKYEVEEKEDLVVNALLVEVEESTGRAKSIERLQQYITREELLGA encoded by the coding sequence ATGAGATTTCTAATATTTGGAGACATAATAGGAAAGCCTGGAAGAAAGGCACTTAGGTATTTTCTCGCAGGCTACAGGGATTTGGTGGACGTGGTGCTTGTTAATGTGGAAAACTCCGCAGGTGGCTTTGGTATAACAAAAAAGGTCTACGAAGAGCTACAAGGCATGGGCGTGGATATTATGACCTCTGGAAACCACATATGGGACAAAAAGGAAGTTTACCAATTTATAGACACCTCTCCCAACCTCCTGCGACCAGCCAACTATCCCGAGGGTGTTCCCGGCAGAGGCTATGGTATCTTTGAGAAAAAGGGCATAAGGTTTGCAGTTATAAACCTCATGGGTAGGTCTCTCTTAGACTCAAACCTTGAAAACCCCTTCTTGGTCTTTGATAGGCTTTACCAAGAGGTAAGCAAGGAAACTCCCATAGTGGTCGTGGACTTTCATGCGGAGACCACCTCAGAAAAGTGGGCTTTTGGCATATATGTGGATGGTAGGGCAAGTCTTGTTTATGGCACGCATACCCACGTGCCTACCGCAGACCAGATAATACTTAAAAAGGGAACAGCCTATACTTCCGATGTGGGTATGACAGGATGTTGGTATTCCGCAATAGGCATGAAACCCCAGCAAGCTATAGATAGGTTTACAAAGGGTATTCCCCAAAAGTATGAGGTAGAAGAGAAGGAAGACCTTGTGGTAAATGCCTTGCTCGTAGAAGTGGAAGAAAGCACTGGCAGAGCAAAGTCCATAGAGCGTCTACAACAATACATCACAAGAGAAGAGCTCCTTGGAGCATAA
- the mqnE gene encoding aminofutalosine synthase MqnE, whose product MQVEFMVERASKSLRSIGEKVLEGKRLSVEDAVRLFYEADLSYVGALAEWVNRKKNGHFAYFVVNRQINPTNICIYQCNFCSFGVVKSDPRAYEMSLEEVLKKVEETYKMGGREVHIVGGIPPHWKVEHYVNLVKEIKRAFPDMVVKAWTAIEIHHMSKISGRSYEDILLELKSAGLDAIPGGGAEIFSERVRRIIAPYKANAEEYLQVHRTAHKLGIPTNATMLYGHLETYEERVEHMERLRSLQDETGGFQVFIPLAYWPEGTRIGGKRTSSVDDLKTIAISRLFLDNFDHIKAYWVTLGERVAQVALNMGADDLDGTIQEEKIVHSAGTTSAVGHTKERLIKLIRSAGKIPVERDTFYNPVAIYP is encoded by the coding sequence ATGCAAGTGGAGTTTATGGTGGAAAGGGCTTCTAAGAGCTTAAGGTCCATAGGCGAAAAGGTTCTTGAGGGCAAAAGGCTTTCTGTAGAAGACGCAGTAAGGCTCTTTTATGAGGCAGACCTTAGCTATGTGGGTGCGTTGGCGGAGTGGGTAAACCGTAAAAAGAACGGACACTTTGCCTACTTTGTGGTAAACAGACAGATAAACCCTACCAACATATGCATATATCAATGTAATTTCTGCAGTTTTGGGGTGGTAAAGTCTGACCCAAGGGCATATGAGATGAGCCTTGAGGAGGTCCTAAAAAAAGTGGAAGAGACCTACAAAATGGGTGGAAGGGAGGTGCATATTGTAGGTGGCATACCACCGCATTGGAAGGTGGAGCACTACGTAAACCTTGTGAAGGAGATAAAGAGGGCTTTTCCAGATATGGTGGTAAAGGCGTGGACCGCCATTGAAATACATCATATGAGCAAAATCTCTGGAAGGAGCTACGAGGATATTCTTCTGGAGCTCAAGTCCGCAGGGCTTGATGCCATACCCGGGGGTGGAGCGGAGATATTCTCCGAGAGGGTAAGGAGGATAATAGCACCCTACAAGGCTAATGCGGAAGAGTATCTGCAGGTGCATAGAACCGCTCATAAGCTGGGAATTCCCACCAATGCAACCATGCTGTATGGACACTTAGAGACCTACGAGGAAAGGGTAGAACACATGGAAAGGCTAAGAAGTCTGCAAGATGAAACGGGAGGCTTTCAGGTCTTTATACCTCTTGCCTACTGGCCAGAGGGGACAAGGATAGGAGGGAAAAGAACTTCCTCTGTGGATGATTTGAAAACCATAGCCATATCACGGCTCTTTTTGGATAACTTTGACCACATAAAGGCATACTGGGTCACCCTTGGTGAGAGGGTAGCACAGGTGGCTCTAAATATGGGTGCGGATGACCTTGACGGGACCATCCAAGAGGAAAAAATAGTCCATTCTGCGGGAACAACCTCTGCGGTGGGACATACAAAGGAAAGGCTCATAAAACTCATAAGGTCCGCAGGCAAGATACCAGTGGAAAGGGACACCTTTTATAACCCAGTAGCCATCTATCCTTGA
- a CDS encoding DUF86 domain-containing protein — protein MQETKKKPKISLILESFTQLEKAYTDLKKNLSLPEEEFVSNKLLQDKVRVDFNLAFESAMRVCRHLSAVYDIKTTSKDCLQKIGELVGLSQAQALGELAQFYIKHRDLRETLQAEELYRSLVKFLPLFKEYAKAVVEFVKRETNNPLLIDFDLLNEKAKYIKESVKKIDFVLSQGFEEFSKTPMYYDRVKYFYQVAYDSLFDICKHLAPKFGVRKFGDDCLSKLVEAGVIPQEYYMDVFKMTNLKNKLISTWEVSPQELYERLMEIKDKIEPVMREISKSLKKLLQSGQG, from the coding sequence ATGCAAGAAACCAAGAAAAAGCCCAAGATAAGCCTAATATTGGAGAGCTTTACTCAACTTGAGAAAGCCTACACAGACCTAAAGAAGAACCTATCCCTTCCTGAAGAGGAGTTTGTCTCCAATAAACTGCTCCAAGACAAGGTTAGAGTAGACTTCAATCTGGCTTTTGAAAGTGCTATGAGAGTCTGCAGGCATCTTTCTGCGGTCTATGACATAAAGACCACTTCAAAGGACTGTCTTCAGAAAATAGGTGAGCTTGTTGGTCTCTCTCAGGCACAAGCCTTGGGAGAGCTTGCCCAGTTTTACATAAAGCACAGAGACCTAAGGGAAACCCTGCAGGCAGAAGAACTCTACCGCTCCCTTGTTAAGTTTTTGCCCCTTTTTAAGGAATACGCCAAAGCGGTAGTGGAGTTTGTCAAAAGGGAGACCAACAACCCCCTTCTTATAGACTTTGACCTTCTAAACGAAAAGGCAAAATACATAAAGGAGTCTGTGAAAAAGATAGACTTTGTGCTTTCTCAAGGCTTTGAGGAATTTTCAAAGACGCCCATGTATTACGATAGGGTCAAATACTTCTATCAGGTGGCTTACGATAGCCTTTTTGATATATGCAAGCACCTTGCTCCCAAGTTTGGAGTAAGAAAGTTTGGAGATGACTGTCTTTCAAAGTTGGTGGAAGCTGGCGTTATTCCTCAAGAGTATTACATGGATGTTTTCAAGATGACGAACCTAAAAAACAAGCTCATAAGCACGTGGGAAGTGAGCCCACAGGAGCTATATGAGAGGCTTATGGAGATAAAGGACAAGATTGAGCCTGTTATGAGGGAGATATCCAAAAGCCTAAAAAAACTCCTACAAAGTGGTCAAGGATAG